Within the Cetobacterium sp. 8H genome, the region AGAATTTTTGAATATTTTAGAAAAAGATAATAAAAAATACAAAGTGAATACAGAGTTAAAAAAATCATATAAGAATAACTTTTATTTTAAGACATTGATAGATGACCTTATTTCCTATAATCTTAATTATGTGAAAAAAAACTATACCCAAATTGATAACTCAACTATTCTAAAATACAAAGAGTACTCCAAGCAAGAGGCTTTTTGGTATCTAAATTTAGATTTTAATAATGGCTATCAAGTTAGTGGTTATACAGCTTTTGAAGAGGAGAAAAAAGTTATGATCTTTATAACTGCAGATTCAGATTCATCTTCAAATTATAACAATGAATTTTTTGATCAATGTAGATTTACATGGTTTTCTAAGACTAATAGATGTTTGAGTCGAAATAATCAGCTTACAACGGAAGGTAAAATATCACAAAATTTTTACACTTTAGAAATTTTTATAAAAAAAATATCTGGAGAGAAGTTTTACTATATGGGACAAGTTGAAAAAGTTCTAAGTACAGAAGAGATTATTACATCTAACGGTGATCCACTTGTAAAGTATGAATTAAAATTAAAAGATGAGATAGAACTAGATTTATTCAACTATCTCACTATTTAAAAATAAAAAAGAGGTGTTTGTATGTTAAGAAAAGAATTAGAATTAATAGGAAAAGAGATTCAGTTTGATGATTTAAATAAATATATGATGGAGCAAGATTATTATAATATCTATAACGACCTGAGCGAGAGTGAAGTGGAAGATGCTTTAGAGAATGGAGTTATTGCTTTTGAAAATAAAAATTTAGAAACTGAAGAAGAGATCTATACTTATGTTGAATTTGAAATTATAAGTGGGAAAAAGCTTAAGATACAAGATATATTTGAAATGTAATAAATAATAAAAAATAGAGGGATTCAGATGGAGCCCTCTATTTTTTATACTATTATAAATTATTTAATATAATTTTAAATTTTCCATTAGGTTCTTCTATATATTTAAAATCAGGATTCAACTCTTTAATAAAATTTTCAATCCAAGAGTTTCTTAATAAGTAGAAAATACTCACATCAACACCCTCTTTTTCCCAAATTTCTTTATGAACACAAGTTTGTCTTTCCCAAGAAACCAAGTTATCTTCAGAAATAGAGATAATATTTACTCTATCACAAGGCATTCCATCTAAAATATAGTTATTCATAACTGTATAGATGTCAGAAGCCGACATATATTGTTTTTTTTCTTTTTCAATTTTAGCGGCAACGATACCTTGATCTTCAAAAACTTTTTTTAAATTATCTATAGAATTAGGATTATTTTCTAGAAAAAATTTAATCCATGCAGCCATTCTTCCTTCTGAAGATTGTATTCTATTTTGTAACCAACCATGAATATTGTTTAAATCAATAATCTCTTCTAGGTTTTTATTTTCAAGTTTTTCTCCATATTTGCTATTAATTTTATCCTTAATAGTGCTAATATCTAGCCCACTTGTTATAGCCAATTCAATAATCTTCTCTTCTAACTCTTCAAACCATAGAATTTTATTAAAAAGCCAGTAATGTATCTTTCCTAAATATAAACTCATAAAAATCTCCTCTACAAATTATTTTGCATTTAACTTTTCTAAAACTACATTTAAATCCAGTCCGTGAATTTCACAAGCCTGCTCTAATCTTTCCATTTGTGCTGAAGGACATCCGATACATCCCATTCCAAATCCCATAAGTATTTCAACAGCTTTTGGATTTGTTTTTATTATATCTGCTATTATTGTGTCTTTAGTTATCATTTTTTTATCTCCTTTAAATTTAATTTTATTAATTCTAAAATATCTTTTCTAAATAAATCTATACCAATTCTATCAATAAAATGACCTAGTTTTTCACCTAACTGACCATTTTCATTATAATATTCTAATATTGTTTCTACAAAAATATAAGCTTCATCTTCAGAGATTCCTTCAATCAAAATGTCAGCACTACGTGGATTAAATCCTGAGCTTCCACCAACTGTAATGAAAAATTTACCCTCAATATCAACGATTACTGCAATATCTTTAGAGTAAGCTCCTGTACATGCATTTTTACATCCAACTACAGCTATCTTTGTTCTACAAGGGAGTTCCATTCCATGAAAGTTATTACTAATTTTCATTCCTAAACCTATTGTAGGGTATTTAGATCTTTTACAAAAGTTTGCAGGACATATCTCTACATTTTTTATAGAATTTTGAATTCTAACTGCAGGCTTCATCTTTAAATCATTCCAAACATTCTCTAAGTCTTCCTCTTTTAAATTGATTATTAAAATTCGTTGTCCTGAGGTTATTTTTAAAATACCATTATATTTTTTAGCAACCTCAGCTATTTTTATCAGTGTATCAGGTGCTACGAATCCGCCAGGAATATGCGGGGTTATTCCATAAGTTCTTTGTCCATTTTTAATTTTTTGTAAGTTTCCACTATGATTTCCCATTAATATATCACCACTCCTTCCTTATACTATATAATATACTTTTTTTTAAAAAAACTCTGTAACATATGTTACATTTATCAAAATATTATTTAAATAATATTAATACTATAATAGTATATTCAATCAAAATAAATTATTCCTTGTAAATTCACAATTGACAATATGTATATAATTAAGGTATCATTTAGAAAACACTATATGAGGAGGAATTTAGCAATGAAATTTGTTTTTAACCATTTTAATATCAATGTTTTAAATCTTGAGAAAAGTATAAAATTTTATCAGGAAGCTTTAGGTCTTAAAGAAGTAAGAAGAAAAGAAGCTGAGGATGGGAGCTTTATTCTTGTCTATATGGGAGATAGTGAAACAGGTTTCACTATAGAGCTTACATGGCTAAGAGATAGAGAAGAAGCTTATGATTTAGGAGATGAAGAGTTTCATTTAGCCTTTGTAACGGATGACTATGAATCTGCTCATAAAAAGCATTCTGAGATGGGATGTATTTGCTATGAAAATCCAGCAATGGGAATTTATTTTATAAATGACCCAGATGGATACTGGTTAGAAGTTATTCCGCCTAGAAAATAAGCGAATAGCATAGGACAAATATATTAGAGGAAGTGATACTATAAGTACCACTTCCTCTTTTTATTTAACAATTATAGTAATGAAGAGTTTGTTTTTTTTATAGAAATTCCTTTAACTTTAAATTTTTCTATTCTCTCTTTAAACTCTTCAGTTATAAAGAAATTATCATCAAAGTGCATAGGAACCATTATTTTAGGATGAACTTTATTTGCAAAGTACTCTCCACCTAAAAAACAAAATTCTTCTAATCTTGGGTCAATTGGAAAAAGTGCAAGATCAATATCTTGATGTTCACTTATTTTATCAACAATCCCTTGGAAATGTTCTCTCATAGATTGTTCCTCTTCTTTTGTATCATCTTTCCAATACCACCAATTCAAATCTCCAGCATGAAAAACTTTAATTCCATCAACTTTAATTAAAAAAGAAACTCCAATATCTGTAGAATCATATGTTGTAAGACTAATTCCATCAAGCTCTAATGTTTCGTCTTTATCTAGTATATAGTAATTATTTTGTTTATTTTCAGTGGATATATCACTACTTAAAATATAAGTTATAGAAGAATTTATATTTTTCCATTTAAAAATTTCTTTATTAAAATGATCATGATGATTATGTGATGAGAAAACTATTATTTTTTTATCAGTTTGTAAAATTTTATCCTCTAAAGATATCTCATCACTTTTTTCTTTAAGAGGCATTTTAAAATAATCAAATATCATAAAATACTTTTCAGTTTCTAAAGCAAAACAACTATGATAGATATAATATAATTCAATTTTTTTCATATATAACCACCTTTTTTTATTTTAAAATCCTATTCTCTGTTTTTTTCTATATATATCTACTTTTTCTTTATTAATTTGTATATATCTTTGAGTTATAGATACACTAGAATGATTTAAAAGCTGTTGAACAAACATTATATCCTTAGTTTCATTATAAGCTAATGTGGCAAACGACTTTCTAAAGCTATGAGTACTTATAAATCTATTATCAATATTTTCATAGTCACAAGCCATAGATATTTGATACTGAACTTTTCTGACAAATGCTTTTATTCCCTTTTCTGTATTAGAAAATATAAAGTCATCATCTCTAGTTTTATTTTTAAATAAGTATTCAACCAACTCCATATTTATTTTAGTTATCTGAGCTTTTTTAGTTTTCTTTTCAATAATTTCTAGTTTTCCAAATTGGATATCAGAAAATTTCAACTTAGCAATATCTTGAATTCTAAGTCCTGTATTTAATTCTATTAAAAGAGCATTTCTTACATCTTGCTTTATTTTTTTTGAAGTTAATATTTTTTGAATTTCTTCTTCTGAAATTGCTTTAGTCATTTTCCCCATATTTATCACCCACTAAATTATACCAAAATATCTCGCATTTTAATATCGTTTTTTTCGTTATTTAATCAAAAAATAATACGTGTGAGATTAAGTCTAATAGAATCAATAAAATAAATCTCGCATTTTAAAGAAAATACGAGATCTAATTAAAGTAATAATAAATTTGTATTTGAATTTTAACTTCAATTTTAACATGGTATTATTTAGTTGTTTTTGTTTTTCAAACATTTTAATTAATTGAATTATGAACATTTAATAATAAAAATTATTTTAAATAATTTTTTGAATTGATTTTTATAATAAAATAGAGTATATACAAATACTAACATTAAAATATATATAAAAGGAGAATGATCATATGTTTAAAGGAAAAAAAGTAAAACTTAGAGCGTATCAATTAGATGAAGTGAGAAAAGTTTTAGATCTTCTAGAAGAGGATGATTTAAGAGAAACTTTAGCCGGAGATATAATATTTCCAATCTCTTTTGAGGCTGAAAAAGATTTTATAGAAAAATCTACTATTCCAAATGGAGAACTTTTTAACTTTGCCATAGAATCTCTTGAAACTAAAGAATATATTGGTGGTTGTGGTATAAACAGTTTGGATAGAAAAAATAGTAAAGTTGTAATAGGAATATGGTTAGGAAAAAAATATCAGGGAAAAGGATATGGCTCTGATGCATTAAGAGTCCTTTGTAATTTTATATTTCAAGAGATGAATATTCATAAAATAAAATTACAATATTTTGAATTTAATGAAGCTGGAAAAAAATGCTATGAAGCTATTGGATTTAAAGAAGAGGGAAGAAATCGAAAAGACCTGTATAGACATGGTAGATACTATGATACAGTGGCTATGGGCCTTTTCAAAGAAGAATTGCGTTAAATTATAACACACCTCAAAAATAAGCTAGTAAAATTGTAGTATAAAGTGTATAATAATAGAAATTATGTGTTTTATTTTATTAGAACAACAACTTTGCTTGGAGGAACAAATTGAAATTATATTTCAGAAAATTATTTACTATTTTTTTTATATTACTTTTTTACACGGCGACTTTTTGTAATAATGATGTTTTTTATTTAGGAATACAGGATTATCCTGAAACAGAGTTTAAACTCGATAATCAATCACTTAACGATATAATTCGAGAATTATTTGAAAAAGAACTTAAACTAAATATTAAAGAAGTTAAGGGAACTTGGAGAGAATCTCACAAAAAATTAGAAAAGGGTGAAATTAATTTTCTTGGATTGGTTACAAAAAATAATATTAGAAAAACAAATATTCTTTTATCAAAACCTATTTTTAGTGAAAACTTATATATTTCATCAGATAAAAAAAAATTAGAATCTATATTTGATTTAATCAATCAAGATATATATGCATACAAAGAAGATGAACTTCCTATAAAACTTTTAAAAGAGTATTTAGAAAAAAATAAAATTAGCGCAAATATAATCCAAGTTGAAGATATAGACAACTATAGAAATTATTTTTACTTAGATTCGGAATTAACTGCTGTAAGATCACAGAATAGACTTTTAGTATCTTTTTTAGGTCCAGTTTGTATAGGAGTAAATAAAGATTTTGCATATCTATTGCCTCAAATTAATAAAGCTTTGAATAAAAAATATGGAGCTATCATATCCAACTATTTTAAAAAGTTACCTTTATATTATCAAAGAAAACGTTTTGAAAATAAATTAACATTTGAAGAAAAGGAATGGTTAGAAAAAAGAAAGTATATCACTACATCTCTTGAAGACGATATTGCCCTAAGCATATACATTAAAGACGATGACACATTTATTGGAATCTTACCTGCGTATATAGATAAACTTTCTAAAATAATGGGTATTCCAATAAAAAATATTCCAGCTGCTAATAAAGATTGGATGCATGTTTTGTCAAAATTTAATAAAAATGAAATCGACTTTTTAACTTTATCAACAACAGATGAAAGAAAAACAAATTATATTTTCTCTGAACCTATTGATTATATTCCTATGCATCTTATGAATCATGTTAATAGTAATAACTATCTTCTTGGGGTTCTTAAAAATGGAAAATCTGAAGAGATTGCAAAAGATTATTTTTCTGAAGATGATATTAGATTATATGATTCCACTAGTTCTTTATTTGAAGCTTTTAAATCTAAAAAAATAGGTTACATAATCACTCCATATTCAATCTATGATAAACGATGCCATGAAGAACACAAAGATATCAAAATTAAAGATATACAAATTAACTTTGCTTTTTCTGAAGATAATAAAATTCTTAAAAACATTTTCAATAAAGCTATAAGTGTAATAGGAGATATTGACAGGAATGATATTAAAGCTTTTCAGGTACTTGAAAAAGAAGGGCACCTTATCTTAATCAGAAAAAATGAGGAAAAAAAGAAAAACCTACTATATACTACCGCAATAATTGTTGGGCTTCTTCTTGTTAAAATATTTATGCAACGAAAATTAAACATAGCTTTGAAATATGATCAATTAACTAATCTACAAAACAGATATTTATTTAATGAAATGTGCAAAAAGAAATCGTTTTATAAAGGAACTGTTGTTGTTATGGATTTAGATAATTTCAAAAAAGCCAATGATAATTTTGGCCATAATACTGGAGATATTATTTTAACTGAAGTTGGAAATATACTTCTAAAAACTTTTGCTAAAACAGATAGTTTTAGAATATCTGGAGATGAATTTTATATATTTTATACTGGGAATAACTTTGATGAAAAACTTAGTAGACTAATATTTTTAGGTAAAAACTCAAAAATTTTAATGGAATATAATATTAGTTTCAGTTTAGGATATTATGTAAAAGATGAAACAGAAACCCTTGAATCTGCTTTTGATAAAGCTGATAAAGCTATGTATGAGGCTAAAAAGAATAACGGATTTACATATTTTAGAAGAGCTTAGGCTCTTCTTTTATTTGATTAAATACAATAATTATAATTTTAATAAAAATGATTGTTATGAAAACTGTAGATAAAATTGTTGCACCAACTCCTAACTTATACCAAAATATTCCTCTATTTAAATCAATAGCTCCTATATATTTAGAATATTTTAATACAGCTGTTGATCCTATTGCTAATGGAAAAGTAAATGAAGCATAAACAGGTGTAAATTTAAGTCTTATAATTTTGAACATTGATATATAAATTAAAGCTGTCATAAAAATTCCTAATGGAAATAAAAAGTTAATAACTGCTGGATTTGGATTTGGAAACGCTACAAGGTATCCTGCTAAACAAAGATTAGGTGGTGCTGCCATTATAGCAAAAGTTGGCAATCTTGCATCATCAATCTTTTCAATAAAAATAATTCTATACAGCATAATTGGTAGCATTACTACATAAAAACCCAAACCAATATAACAAATTATTTGAGCTAACTCTGGCATTCCCATAAATTTTGAATTTACAGAAGCTACAACTATCCCAATAGGTGGAACAAACCAACTTGGAACCATATGCTCTATATTCCAAGCATTAAATCTATGATAAATAAAAGAAATTGCAAAAATCGTATGCAAAAGTATACAAAATATCCATAAACTTTTACCTAAACTAGGCGAAAATTCATATAATACAGTTGAAAAATTCAATAATGCCATATCTAAAGTTGGAATAAAGCTTCCTAAGGTTGGATGCTTTAACTCTTCTTTAAAAATATTAAAATGTAATATATTTTTAATAATAATAGGAATTAATAACATAAGAGATATAAAATTTGCTATATATAAAGCTCTTGAATCAAAAATAAATGCAATCGCACCACCAATTCCAGATACTCCTAAAGCTAATCCTGTAAGAGCAACAGGTAAGTATTTAAAATAATTTTTCAAATTTTTCATTTTATTTACCCCTTTTTTATTTTTTATTCTAATTAAGTGTAACATTCAGCTTAAAAAAAGTAAATAAAAATACTTTTAAAATAAAGTTGACTCTCGGGTCAAAAAGTGATATAACTAAGAATATAAAAATATTTAAGAAAAAGGATGTGTTTTAAATGATAAAG harbors:
- a CDS encoding TDT family transporter, with amino-acid sequence MKNLKNYFKYLPVALTGLALGVSGIGGAIAFIFDSRALYIANFISLMLLIPIIIKNILHFNIFKEELKHPTLGSFIPTLDMALLNFSTVLYEFSPSLGKSLWIFCILLHTIFAISFIYHRFNAWNIEHMVPSWFVPPIGIVVASVNSKFMGMPELAQIICYIGLGFYVVMLPIMLYRIIFIEKIDDARLPTFAIMAAPPNLCLAGYLVAFPNPNPAVINFLFPLGIFMTALIYISMFKIIRLKFTPVYASFTFPLAIGSTAVLKYSKYIGAIDLNRGIFWYKLGVGATILSTVFITIIFIKIIIIVFNQIKEEPKLF
- a CDS encoding MBL fold metallo-hydrolase; the protein is MKKIELYYIYHSCFALETEKYFMIFDYFKMPLKEKSDEISLEDKILQTDKKIIVFSSHNHHDHFNKEIFKWKNINSSITYILSSDISTENKQNNYYILDKDETLELDGISLTTYDSTDIGVSFLIKVDGIKVFHAGDLNWWYWKDDTKEEEQSMREHFQGIVDKISEHQDIDLALFPIDPRLEEFCFLGGEYFANKVHPKIMVPMHFDDNFFITEEFKERIEKFKVKGISIKKTNSSLL
- a CDS encoding DUF1858 domain-containing protein encodes the protein MITKDTIIADIIKTNPKAVEILMGFGMGCIGCPSAQMERLEQACEIHGLDLNVVLEKLNAK
- a CDS encoding VOC family protein, with the protein product MKFVFNHFNINVLNLEKSIKFYQEALGLKEVRRKEAEDGSFILVYMGDSETGFTIELTWLRDREEAYDLGDEEFHLAFVTDDYESAHKKHSEMGCICYENPAMGIYFINDPDGYWLEVIPPRK
- a CDS encoding tyrosine-type recombinase/integrase translates to MGKMTKAISEEEIQKILTSKKIKQDVRNALLIELNTGLRIQDIAKLKFSDIQFGKLEIIEKKTKKAQITKINMELVEYLFKNKTRDDDFIFSNTEKGIKAFVRKVQYQISMACDYENIDNRFISTHSFRKSFATLAYNETKDIMFVQQLLNHSSVSITQRYIQINKEKVDIYRKKQRIGF
- a CDS encoding GNAT family N-acetyltransferase, with product MFKGKKVKLRAYQLDEVRKVLDLLEEDDLRETLAGDIIFPISFEAEKDFIEKSTIPNGELFNFAIESLETKEYIGGCGINSLDRKNSKVVIGIWLGKKYQGKGYGSDALRVLCNFIFQEMNIHKIKLQYFEFNEAGKKCYEAIGFKEEGRNRKDLYRHGRYYDTVAMGLFKEELR
- a CDS encoding GGDEF domain-containing protein, with the protein product MKLYFRKLFTIFFILLFYTATFCNNDVFYLGIQDYPETEFKLDNQSLNDIIRELFEKELKLNIKEVKGTWRESHKKLEKGEINFLGLVTKNNIRKTNILLSKPIFSENLYISSDKKKLESIFDLINQDIYAYKEDELPIKLLKEYLEKNKISANIIQVEDIDNYRNYFYLDSELTAVRSQNRLLVSFLGPVCIGVNKDFAYLLPQINKALNKKYGAIISNYFKKLPLYYQRKRFENKLTFEEKEWLEKRKYITTSLEDDIALSIYIKDDDTFIGILPAYIDKLSKIMGIPIKNIPAANKDWMHVLSKFNKNEIDFLTLSTTDERKTNYIFSEPIDYIPMHLMNHVNSNNYLLGVLKNGKSEEIAKDYFSEDDIRLYDSTSSLFEAFKSKKIGYIITPYSIYDKRCHEEHKDIKIKDIQINFAFSEDNKILKNIFNKAISVIGDIDRNDIKAFQVLEKEGHLILIRKNEEKKKNLLYTTAIIVGLLLVKIFMQRKLNIALKYDQLTNLQNRYLFNEMCKKKSFYKGTVVVMDLDNFKKANDNFGHNTGDIILTEVGNILLKTFAKTDSFRISGDEFYIFYTGNNFDEKLSRLIFLGKNSKILMEYNISFSLGYYVKDETETLESAFDKADKAMYEAKKNNGFTYFRRA
- a CDS encoding NAD(P)/FAD-dependent oxidoreductase; this encodes MGNHSGNLQKIKNGQRTYGITPHIPGGFVAPDTLIKIAEVAKKYNGILKITSGQRILIINLKEEDLENVWNDLKMKPAVRIQNSIKNVEICPANFCKRSKYPTIGLGMKISNNFHGMELPCRTKIAVVGCKNACTGAYSKDIAVIVDIEGKFFITVGGSSGFNPRSADILIEGISEDEAYIFVETILEYYNENGQLGEKLGHFIDRIGIDLFRKDILELIKLNLKEIKK